ACCAGCAGGCGGCCCTGTTGAGCTACGCCGAAACCGTGTCTGAACTGGGGGGACAGATTACCATCGCCGGGGAAGACTTTAAACAAAGCACGCTGGCCTACGCAGGCGGCGGTTTAACCCTGGCCGAATTTCAAACCGAGTTTTTAATATTTGAGCCAAAAGTGCGCGGCCCCATGCAACAGATCAACCGGCTCACTCCTCCCCCGGCCGCAGAGGGGGTCCATCAAAAATTGACCGCCGGCCTGAACCAGTGCGACCAGGCCATGGATTTGATGACCCAATGGTTTGAAACGCAGCAGAGCGACGCCAAAGAAACGACGGCGATTTTGATCTTTACTTGTTTGAGTCAGGTTGAGGAAGCAAAAGCCGACCTGCGCGACCTGGTAAATTGAGTTGAACAGGAATATCCCATGAGATTTTTGTTGACCAACGTCATCTTCATCATGGGCCTCGTCTCGCTCCTGGCCTGTCAATCAATAGGGGCCGGCGGGAATGAGCCGCCTGTTGCCACATTACCCTCCGACCCTTTTGCAGCCGATTGGCATGACCGGGCCATCTTTCGGTCGGGCCTGGTCAAGGCGGAGCAGGATATTTTGGACGAGCTGCCGGGAGCCAGTACGTACCGGATAAAGTTACAGATTTCCGACGACCTGCTCGCCTTCACCGGGCAGGAGGAAGTGCTTTACACCAATCGAGAAACCGTAACCCTTAATGAAATTTATTTTCGCCTGTTCGCCAATACCATGGGTGGTCAAGGCGCGGTGGCGGACGTCAAGGTCAACGGGCAGGTCGTGTCACCTGAGTACGAATTCCAGAACAGCGCTATTCGAGTGCCCCTGCCGGCGCCGCTGGCCCCGGGCGAGCAGGCCCATCTTCAGCTAAACTTTGTTGTTCAAGCCGGCCAAACCTCGGCGGGCAATTACGGCTTGTTTGGCTACATTGATGAGTTTTTGATGTTAGACGGATTCTACCCGGTGATTCCGGTTTACACCGAAAAAGGTTGGTATCTCCAGGTGCCGCCGCCCAACGCCGACACCTCTTACTCCGACGTCAGTTTTTATCTGGTGCAGGTGACCGCGCCGGCCCGGTTAACGGTGGCGGCGAGCGGCGTTGAGGTTGAACGCCGGGTTGAGGCGGACCGCCAGATTCTAACGTTTGCCGCCGGCCCGGCCCGTGATTTTTACCTGGCGGCCAGCGAAAACTTTGCCGTGGTCAGCGCCACCATCGGCGAAACCACCGTCAACAGTTACGCCCCATCAGACCAAATGGGCCAGGCCGAACTGGCGCTGGAATTTACCGCCAACGCCCTGCGCACCTTCAACCAACAATTCATCC
This sequence is a window from Anaerolineae bacterium. Protein-coding genes within it:
- a CDS encoding M1 family metallopeptidase translates to MTNVIFIMGLVSLLACQSIGAGGNEPPVATLPSDPFAADWHDRAIFRSGLVKAEQDILDELPGASTYRIKLQISDDLLAFTGQEEVLYTNRETVTLNEIYFRLFANTMGGQGAVADVKVNGQVVSPEYEFQNSAIRVPLPAPLAPGEQAHLQLNFVVQAGQTSAGNYGLFGYIDEFLMLDGFYPVIPVYTEKGWYLQVPPPNADTSYSDVSFYLVQVTAPARLTVAASGVEVERRVEADRQILTFAAGPARDFYLAASENFAVVSATIGETTVNSYAPSDQMGQAELALEFTANALRTFNQQFIPYPYTEFDVLGLPIEALGIEYPGIVGISLLLYDPDQKIGAVSSRILLESTVVHEVGHQWFYNLVGNDQIDEPWLDESLVQYTTIIYFTNVYGQATGWTVRASWENQWQAIGRPDMPIGLPAAAYTRDEYTAVVYGRGPLFITALAETMGQRSFNEFFRDYQQTHKWRHSSTASFKQLAEQHCQCDLTGLFETWVYEK